Genomic segment of Prinia subflava isolate CZ2003 ecotype Zambia chromosome 4, Cam_Psub_1.2, whole genome shotgun sequence:
agacATGTTTCTCATTAAACCACTACCTGCCTCTGAAAACAATCAGTTGAGCTATATTTTTGTTAAACTTGTAGGGCAATGTTCccatattttgtttcttttccagtaaGCTGGGTAACAGGTTACTGTTTAAAAAACTCTGTTTTTGTTTACTCTCTTGGCAGACCTATATATCTGGCCTGCTCCCTGACTCCCCAGATGGTGGGTTTCCACAACCAGTCACTGCCCGTGTGCTTATCAAAGTCCTATTTGCTGGCACAGTGGGGAAAGGTTGAAACAGGAACTCTCTCACTGCAGAACAGACTGCTTTGTGAGAAAGTAAACTGCTTTCTCTCCTGTGAGCAGCATAATCCCCCCTACCCAAACCTGACTCACTTTTACTGCAATACCTTCATCTTTTACCATTTGCTGCTCACAAGGAGtcccaggaaaggaaagggtgGTGTAGGTGTAAGAGCCTCTGAAAATAGAAtgtctggggagggaaggaacaCAGCTGTATTGTCTCAGACCACGTGGAAAAGCTGGCAGATAGAAGAAAGTATCGCATAAGCTgggaaaaacaacaataacaatgGTTTCAAAATAGAGGGGAGAACACAGCCTCACAGCACTCCTTCACAAAGGCATCTTTCAGAGGCAGGCTGTGCCTCCAGATCCCCATGCCCCTGGGGCAACTGAGGAGGCAACCCCATTTGCATGCCTGAGTGAGCAGAGTGGTGGTGCCTCAGTTCCCAGGATAGTGGGATGCTGACAGGATGAATATGTTGAAAAATAACCAGGGTGTGTCATCATCTCACAAGGCCTCACAAAGGGAAGCCACATTTTGGAGCATTCAAATTTGAACAATGTACCAGAAAGGATACCTTTGGGAATACCCTCTCTATTGACTGAGGGAACGGGAAGAGCCCAGGAATGCTTAAATGGGGCTCCAGTTTACATTACATCAAGCTGCAAGTCTTTAACTGGAAGGCAAGGCAGTGACTTCAAGAGCAAGTAAGACCAATACCTACTGGAAAGGGCTCAGCTGATTGCTGTCTCAAGCAGAAGGGGAAGGGCTAAACAGTATCTCCCTGTACCTTGCACTGTTTGCCACATGGGAAATCTGTGTTCATGATTCATAGTGAGTGTGCCCACAAGCACCTTTTTTGTTAGTACTATTTGTCCCACAGACTTGAAAAAACAGACAGATGCATCCGTAGCTCatcctctttcttctctttcagctgGTTACAGCATCCCTGTACTTCATCTACTCTGCTCTGGAGGAAGAGATTGAACGGAACAAGAACAATCCAGTTTACGCTCCTGTGTATTTTCCAGCGGAGCTGCACCGCAAAGCTGCCCTGGAGGAAGACTTGAAGTACTTCTATGGCAGAAACTGGAGGGAAGAGATTCCCTGTCCTGAGGCTACTCAGAAATATGTCGAAAGGCTCCACTACATAGGCAAGAACGAGCCAGAGCTCCTGGTGGCCCATGCCTACACTCGATATTTGGGAGACCTGTCTGGGGGGCAGGTGCTGAAGAAAATTGCCCAGAAGGCCCTCCAGCTTCCCAGCactggggaagggctggcttTCTTCACCTTTGATGGGGTCTCCAATGCCACCAAGTTCAAGCAGCTCTATCGCTCCCGCATGAATGCTCTCGAGATGGACCTTGCCACTAAGAAAAGAGTCATGGAGGAGGCCAAGAAAGCATTCCTGTTAAATATACATGTGAGTAACAACCAGCCAGGCCTGCCAGCCCACATCCTCTCTCAAACAAGAAAATAGATGCAGGGGAAATATGAGGCCAGTATTTCCTCTGGGGAGCTTATGAGCAGTTGCGGATCAGGGTGAGCTAGTCAGAGTTGGATGGCCATGCTTCTCCAACCTGGGAGCCAAATAAAACAATGGTCTCTGAAAAGCTCTTCTCCCTCCCTTAGTGTTTGAATCCAGTCTCTTCCAAGTGCCAATATTCAGATATGAATGAGGATTAGTACTGGGAGTGGAGATCTGGTATCTGTCCTGCCTCTGTGGTGAAGTTCCACAGGTCTGCTGTGCACTCTGACTAGGTGACAGGTACCTTTCCTTCCCGCCAGAGGATGGGCAATAGCCTTCTCCTTAGCTGAAAGCTTCAGGGAGAACCCATAAAGCAAACAAGGAGTTTGAAAGACATCCTCTTGACTTCAAAGGCAACTTTTGTTCTATGCAAAATGTGTCAGGAGACTTAGACTGAAACCTCATGTCTTCCTCTAGTTCCTAAAGTGCCTGGGGAAAGGGCAGGTGGTCCAGTGAAAGAACAGGAAGAAGCCACATAATGAGACAGTGTTCCTTCTTGTCAGGTGTttgaggcactgcaggagctggtgtCCAAGGGCCAGGAGAATGGTCACCCTGTGCAGCCAAAGGCAGAGCTTCTTCGTACGAGGAACATCAACAAATCACATGAGCACGGTAAGACACTTGTAAGGGCAGGTGCTTCACAGtgctccttcctttccttctcctcccttcctctgtCCTTGTTTGTAAAAGCCATTGGGAAACAAGCATGAGGTGCTTGCCCCATCTCTTCTCCAGCCATCAGCAGGTAGTGCAAGGAGAGGCACTGCTGTGTGCAAAGCTTCTTCTAGAGCAAGGGTAACACATGTGGGTTCTCCACAAAGTGTGTCAGTGAGGAAGCCTTACAAAAATGACTCCTCTCTCCACCTGTAGGGCTTTAACAAATGTATGGTTCACCACAGGGAAAACTGACCATGAGTTCACAGAAGGAAAGGCATCAATTCTGGGTGCTGCAGATCAACCGTGGTGCTGTGATGCTGACAGAAGGTTCTTCTGGATACAAAAGATCCTCCCTATCCATCAGCCTCTCCTTTTGGACTGTATCTCCTTCTGATCATTTTCCTGCCTTCCAGAAGTATTTActgaaaacactgcagaaagtgTGCTGGGTTTATAGTGAGCCGTGCTCTGGATGGTGTAGTGTAATCAGCTTGTAATTCAGGCTTGTACCTCAGTGAGGAGTGAGCTGAGATGTTTACAGAGCAGAGTGGTTTCTATGATGACTTGCAATGCGAATGAAAAAACCCTTATGGCATATCCATTCTGAAACTAAAATGGAGATTTGTTTTCAGTGCATACTGGATTGAACCACAGTTTTTCCATGGCAAAGATGAAAAGCAAACCTTGCCTTAAGCATCTCTAGATAATGAAGCTTAAAGCAGCTTCTGTGGGAAAGGCATTAAAAGTTCTGGGAAACTTTGCCATTCCTTTCCCAATACATGCATACAAGtaagattttcagaaaaaagtTGGTGTTGGATGAGGAATCCATCTGGAAAAACTGCTTGGAGTCATGAAGACTGTTCAGTGTCTTTAGATGCCTAACTAATTAAATCAGTGAGAAGTAGGAgacaaaatgtcttttaaaaatctagCTTCAGTATTTGTCTGTCTTCTGCACACATCAGGGGTTTgatggagctgggcagtgcacGTATAAGCCTGTAAGGAGACAAGGGAAGAGGCTGGTAGTTGCTTACAGGTAGAAGGGCTGTGGGCCTTTGTGATTCCCAGGTCAAGTCTATTGCTTCCCTTCTCCACTGGGAGAGCAGAACCTGCTACCACTGCTTCTCCTAGCTGGGCTCTGggctttctccttcttcccagGATGACTCCAGCAGGGTGTGCTCTGGCACCGGGGACAGCAAACACCACACATTAGCAGCATCTTGCCACAACTTCTTCTCACTTgtctttatttgctttttctctctctctgatctaggtccagcagctgggaaagaaagTGAGAGGACAAAGATGAGAAACACAGACACGACACCCACCACTTCCCTGGTGCGGTGGATCGTGGCGCTCAGCTTCCTCGCCATGACAGTCGCTGTGGGCTTATTTGCCATGTGAAAAAGCAGGACCTTCGCCTTCTCTTTGTGACTTCCCTCACCCTGAACTAATCCACCATCCCCAGTCCTTGTGAGAGAAATGACCCCTGACTGGGTACTGTGATCTTGGTTCTGCCACTAATACTAGGAAACTTTCCTCCCCAGAAATCAGAGTGCTGTAAGGGGGGTTCAGGCAAAGTCTCCCCTGTGCTTGGTGTGAGCTCTTCTCAGAGACTAATTTTATCACCAGAAACCAAGGGTAGAAAAGGCTAAAAACAATGGCCAAGAACTGTCATTGCTTTACAGAGTGCCTACAAAAACCTACAGGATCAGAAACACAGCTTTGATACCTGTCTTTCCTCAGAAAGATGGAGCTCCTCGGAACTCTGTTTGCTCAGTTTTTTTATACTGCTAGATAATACTGTGATCACTTTCTCTGTGGAGCCACATGGCTCCCATGGGTTACAGACAGTTTTACATGACACTAGTAGGTCTTTGTTACTTCTTTTTCCAATCATTTTtgatctttaaaaacaaaagacagtTGTTGAAGATACAGTGTCATTCTTGTCTGGTTGTATAATTTATACACATAATAAACTTCATTGTAAAGTCTTAAGGTCTGGTGTTTCCTATTATTAAGGCCTTACCCAGGAAAAATGGAGGTATCTTTCTTCCTCCTGGTTTTACGTCTTTTGGAGCTGCCACTTGCACAGACATGACAATAGACAGAAGTGGGAGCTATCATCAAAAGCAGACTCTGCTCCCACTCTGTGCTAACAATAACCTGCTACAAGGTGGGGCAGGTTCCTTCAGCTCCTACACACTGACCTCTATTTCTAGAAACAGCATGAAATTCAGTGAGTGTGCAAAGTCATTTTAAGGGGTGGAAGTGGTACATAAGAGCTGATTGTTATTCTATCACAAGCAAAAGTGATGGGACCTTCAGCTGGATGAAACCAGGAGAGCTCTCCCTGAACTGCCAGCAAAGGGCTGCGTTACCAGGCTGCCTTTGCAAGAACTGCAGTGTGAATCAGAACTGCAAGTATGTTTTCACCACCCAAAAGTTAAAAGCATGCTAGGTTTTGTTTGAGGCAGCTGAATGGGAGGCATCAAGCACACAACCCCTGCGCTCACCCAAGCAGCAAACCAACCCCCTCACCCCCAGGGCTTGGCACACACGTGGCACTGCTAAAGGCACCCCAAACACACAGCACTGGTGGGGCAGCCCATGCACACAGCttgctttccctgccttttGCTGAGACAGATCTGGAGGGCTGGCTTTGTGTCCAGCCACAGGCCCTGCCTGCTCTAGGAGCTCTCCCAacacaggagaggctgcagtTCAGGTATGGCATTGCAGGTACTGACAAAACTGCCATGTTATCACCTCAGAGTCCTCTCTTGTTGCCAGAAAGCCTCTGTGATCAACCTGTCTTCGTGATCTGCCTGTTCTGGCTGTGACCTTAATCCCAAAGACACATGTTCATGTGTTCATCAGCATTTTAATGACCAGCACTGAACCTGCTCACAGAACAAGAATCAgaaggcaggtcctgctgagAATGAGCAGTGGGAAAACAGAATTGTCATAATTCTCAGGCTCTTTTCTACTCTGCATCCCCTCCCCAACCCCTTTAGTAATGCTCTCTTTGGATCCACCTGCCAGAAAAAGTTAATTCTCGAAAAGATAGTCGGGTGTTTGAAAAGCAAGGCTATGAGGTTTGACAGTTATTTAAATATAAGAACTTGTTCATTCAGATTTTAATTGAGTTCTACCAGTTGAATCCCTCTAAACCACCCTAACTAAACAATTTTGTTCATTCAAACATGCTGAGGTAACTAAGATCCCAAAGAGCCACACAAATGCCCATGGGCTCAGAATCACACTGCACCACACTCAGCCCCTCTGTACTGCCCACACAGCCTGACTGCAACCTCAAGGGTGGAAAACAT
This window contains:
- the HMOX1 gene encoding heme oxygenase 1, which gives rise to MWESGCPAQSFTVLGAERKARATAGKQRSETTWKNMETSQSHGSERMSTDLSELLKEATKEVHEQAENTPFMRNFQKGQVSLQEFKLVTASLYFIYSALEEEIERNKNNPVYAPVYFPAELHRKAALEEDLKYFYGRNWREEIPCPEATQKYVERLHYIGKNEPELLVAHAYTRYLGDLSGGQVLKKIAQKALQLPSTGEGLAFFTFDGVSNATKFKQLYRSRMNALEMDLATKKRVMEEAKKAFLLNIHVFEALQELVSKGQENGHPVQPKAELLRTRNINKSHEHGPAAGKESERTKMRNTDTTPTTSLVRWIVALSFLAMTVAVGLFAM